The sequence GGACGACGTCGAACCGCTTCTGTTAATTGTCCACCTTCATCGTAACCTACGTATCCTGGAGGCGCGCCAACTAAACGGCTCACGCTATGACGTTCTGAATATTCGCTCATGTCAATACGTGTCATTGCATTTTCGTCATCAAATAAATAATCGGCTAAAGCTTTAGCAAGTTCAGTTTTACCAACTCCAGTTGTTCCTAAGAATAAGAACGAACCGATAGGTTTTTTAGGGTCTTGCAAACCAGCACGACTTCTACGAACGGCGTCTGAAATAGCAACGATGGCTTCTTCTTGACCAACTACGCGTTTGTGTAATTCGCCTTCTAAATTCAATAACTTTTCTCTTTCTGATTGTAACATTTTAGTTACCGGAACTCCAGTCCATTTTGCTACAACTTCTGCAATATCATCGTAAGTAACTTCTTCTTTAATTAAAGAGTTTCCTTTTTGATTCTCGGATAATTCGTGTTGTAAATCAATTAATCGTTGTTCAGCTTCCTGAATTTTTCCATAACGGATTTCGGCAACTTTTCCATAATCTCCGATTCTTTCGGCACGTTCTGCTTCAAGTTTGAAGTTTTCGATATCAATTTTTACATTCTGAATGTTGTCAACTACATCTTTTTCAGATTTCCAACGTGTGTAAACATCGTTTCTTTCTTCTTTAAGATTGGCTAAATCAATACCTAATATTTTTAATTTATTCTCATCATTTTCACGTTTAATCGCCTCAATTTCGATTTCAAGTTGCATGATTTTTCGGTCTAGAACATCTAATTCTTCTGGTTTAGAATTGATTTCCATACGTAATTTCGATGCCGCTTCGTCCATTAAATCGATAGCTTTGTCTGGTAAAAAACGATTGGTAATGTAGCGTTGAGATAATTCAACTGCTCCAATAATTGCTTCGTCTTTGATACGAACTTTATGATGCGTTTCGTATTTTTCTTTGATTCCACGTAAGATGGAAATTGCGCTTTCTGTATCTGGTTCATCAACCAATACCTTTTGGAAACGACGTTCTAACGCTTTATCTTTTTCAAAATATTTTTGATACTCATCTAAAGTTGTTGCTCCAATGGCTCTTAGTTCGCCACGTGCTAAAGCAGGTTTTAAAATATTCGCTGCATCCATAGCACCTTCACCACCACCAGCTCCAACCAAAGTATGAATTTCGTCAATGAAAAGAATGATGTTTCCTTCAGATGAAGTTACTTCTTTTACCACCGATTTTAAACGCTCTTCGAATTCACCTTTATATTTAGCTCCAGCAATCAAAGCTCCCATATCTAAAGAGAAAACCATTTTGTCTTTTAGGTTTTCAGGAACATCTCCTTGAACAATTCTATGCGCTAAACCTTCTGCGATTGCGGTTTTACCAACTCCGGGTTCACCAACTAACATCGGGTTATTTTTAGAACGACGTGATAAGATTTGCAATACACGACGGATTTCTTCATCACGACCAATCACCGGATCTAATTTTCCGTCGTTAGCCATTTGATTTAAATTCTTTGCATATTTGTTTAATGAATTGTAGGTTTCTTCTGCCGAAGCTGAAGTTACACGTTCTCCTTTTCGGATTTCTTTAATCGCAGCTTCTAAATCTTTTTCGGTTACACCTTGGTCTTTTAAAATTTGTGCAACTTTACTTTTTGATTTGAATATTGCTAAAATTAAATGTTCTACAGAAACATATTCATCGTTCATTTTCTGTGCGATTGCTTGTGCTTCTGTTAATGCATTTCCTGCTTCTCTAGAAAGTGAAATTTGTCCGCCTGCAACTTTTGGGAAATTTTCTATTGTTGCAGTTAGTAATTGTTTAAATAAGTCAACATTTACGTTTACTTTCTTTAATATAAATGGAGTTACATTTTCATCAACTTCTAAAATAGCTTTAAAAATGTGTTCGTTTTCGATTTGTTGTTGACCATAACTTTGCACTAAAATCTGTGCTTGTTGAATAGCCTCTTGCGATTTAATTGTGAAATTATTAAAATTCATAGTCGTAATATAGGTGTTTAAATTAATTATCAATTTTATGTTTTACTAATTTACAAAAAATATTCCATCAGATAAAATCGGAAATAATGGCAGTTTTATTTTTAATAAAAGTGCTGATTAATGACAAAATGGCATCTATTAAGTATTTTGAACAGTTAAAATGAATGAAGTTTTGTCACTTCAATCTTTATCTTTACTTTTGATAAAATTTAAAAGAATGAATTGGATTAATCTTACAGATATTAATCAACTTGATTTAATTATTGAGGAATCAAAAATAAAACCTGTGATTATTTTTAAACACAGCACACGTTGTATTATAAGTAAAATGGCTTTACGTAGTTTTGAAAGTGATTATAATTTAGGTGACGCGTTTGAATGCTATTATTTAGATTTAATAGCGCACAGAGATATTTCAAACGAAATTGCAAATCGTTTTGGAATTGAACATCAATCTCCTCAAATTTTAATAATAAAGAATGGAATTGTGATTTACAACGAATCGCATGAAGGAATTGATGCAAATGTTTTGAAGCAATATGTATAAAAAATCCACTCAAAATTTAAGAGTGGATTTTGTTTTTAATAATAAATATATTCCGCGTAATCAACATCGTCTGGTAAAATAGGACTTTTTTGGAACGAAACTGGATAACCATTTTGATTGTACGTCCAATTAATCGTTTCTAAAGTTTCTGTTTCAGTTTTACTTAAAATCTGATTATTTTTATTAGTGATATTTATTCTATTGTATGCAACAGGATGCATTTCGTAAAATGGATTTTTCTTATCATCAAAAGTATACATAATAGTTCCAGCTTGAATTAAATTTCCGTTGAAAAAGGTTTGTCCTGAATTATTCAAATATCCTTCTGAATTATACGTAAAGTTCGTTGTGGAAGTTGAATTTAGAATTAGATTTATAGAAGTTTTAGTTGAAATTTGATTTAAATTATTGTACTCAAAAGTTTCTTTTACGTGTGCAATAGTTGCTTCAGTAATTGATTTAACTAAGATTTCAATTGTTTGTAAATTATTTTGCGAATCGTATATAAATTTTTTATAGATATTGTTTTGAATCATTCCGCCACCAATTACAGCAATAGAATCGACAAAGCCATTTTCATGATAAAAATATTTAGATGTAGTTATTCCTCTAAATTCTTTTAATTTCATTGTAGTTGTTTCCTCTGTCGGATTTTGAGTATTGTTGTTGTCATCATTATTACAAGCAATTAACGAAAGAGTCAAAATCGAGAATAGTAATATTTTTTTCATAAGATTAGATTTTTCTTAAATATAAAAAAAAAACGCTTACATATTTAGTAAGCGTTTGTATTTTAATGAAGAAATGTAATAAATTATTTTTCAAAAGGTGTAGCTGGTAAAAGTTTACTAGAAACTTCTCCGAAACCGATTCTAACATTTTCGTTTTGACAATATCCTCTCATAATTACGGTATCAAAATCATTGATGAAAACACGTTTAGAACCATCATTCATTTCAATTGGATTTTGTCCTGCCCAAGTTAACTCTAACATTGAACCGAAACTGTCTTTTGTCGGACCTGAAATTGTTCCAGAACCTAATAAATCACCTGCATTGATTTGACAACCATTAACTGCATGATGCGCTAATTGTTGACTCATTGTCCAATACATATATTTTAAGTTTGAATTTGAAACCACATTTTCAGTTCCGTTTTCCGGAGTTATTGAAACTTGCAAGTTGATATCAAATGCATGATTTCCTTCTTGTTGTAAATAAGGAAAAGGTTTTGGATTGTCTTGTTTTGGACTTTCGCAACGGAACGGTTCTAAAGCATCCATTGTTACTACCCAACAAGAAATAGATGAAGCAAAGTTTTTAGCTAAAAACGGTCCAAGTGGAACATATTCCCAAGTTTGAATATCTCGAGCGCTCCAATCGTTTAATAAAACCATTCCAAAAATATGATCTTCGGCAGTTTCAATAGCGATGCGTTCTCCCATACGATTTGCATCTGTAGTAATAAAAGCAGTTTCTAATTCAAAATCTACACGTCTAGATTCTCCAAAAACAGGTTGTGTTTCACCTTTTGGTAACGTCTGACCTAATGGACGTTTTACAGGAACTCCTGACGGAACAATTGTAGAGCTTCTTCCGTGATAACCAACCGGAATGTGTAACCAGTTTGGTAATAAAGCATTATTTGGATCACGGAACATCATTCCTACATTCGTTGCGTGTTCTCTACTCGAATAAAAATCGGTGTAATCACCAATGAAAACAGGTAATTGCATTTCTACTTCGTTAATAGCAAACATGATTGCTTTACGATGTGCTTCGTTATTTTTTAATGTTTCGTTATTAGCGTCAAAAATTTCTGAAATTCTGTTTCTAACTGCTCGCCACATTCCTTTTCCTAACGAAATAAATTCATTTAAAGTATCTTGTAAAAAGATTTCTTCGTGTAAATCAATTCCGTTAAAGTAACCTAATTGTTGTAACGCACTTAAATCAATGGCATAATCACCAATACGTGTACCAATTGTTACAACGTCTTCATTAGTTAAAAAAACACCGAAAGGAATATTTTGAATTGGGAAATCGCTATCTTGAGGCACTTCGATCCAAGATTGTAAAGCTGGATTATTTGCTGTAATAGGCATAATATATATGTTTTGTTTGTTATAGAATTAATTTGAATCAAATATATAATTAACTGCGAATTTAACAAACGAATTTTGTAAATTTGAATTCATTTTAACGAAATATTAAAAAATGCAACGCGACGAACAAATTTTTGAATTGATTTTAGATGAGCAAGACAGACAAATACATGGTCTTGAATTAATTGCGTCTGAAAATTTTGTGAGCGACCAAGTTATGGAAGCTGCGGGATCTGTATTAACAAACAAATATGCAGAAGGATATCCAAACAAAAGATACTACGGCGGATGTGAAGTAGTTGATATTGTTGAGCAAATTGCTATAGATCGTGCAAAAGCACTTTTCGGAGCTGAATATGTAAACGTACAACCACACTCAGGTTCTCAGGCTAATACTGCTGTTTTTGCTGCTGTTTTGAAACCAGGTGATAAAATTTTAGGTTTCGATTTATCTCATGGAGGTCACTTAACTCATGGTTCGCCAGTTAACTTCTCAGGTAAATTATATGCACCAGTTTTTTATGGTGTTGATCAAGAAACTGGAGTTTTAAATTATGATAAAATTCAAGAAATTGCTACAAAAGAGCAACCAAAATTAATCATTGCAGGTGCATCTGCATATTCTCGTGATATGGATTTTGCTCGTTTTCGTGAAATCGCTGATAGCGTAGGAGCAATTTTAATGGCAGATATTTCTCATCCAGCAGGTTTAATTGCTAAAGGATTATTAAACGATCCAGTTCCACATTGTCATATTATTACAACAACGACGCACAAAACGTTACGTGGACCTCGTGGAGGAATGATCATGATGGGTAAAGATTTCGAAAATCCATTCGGTTTAAAAACACCAAAAGGTGAAACTCGTATGATGTCTTCTTTATTGGATTCTGGAGTTTTCCCAGGAAACCAAGGTGGACCTTTAATGCACATTATTGCTGCTAAAGCGGTTGCTTTCGGTGAAGCATTAACAGATGAGTTCTTCCATTATACATTACAAGTTAAGAAAAATGCAGCTGCAATGGCAGAAGCTTTTGTAAAACGCGGATACAACATTATTTCTGGAGGAACAGATAACCACATGATGTTAATTGATTTACGTAATAAAAATATTTCAGGTAAAGATGCTGAAAAAGCTTTAGTTGCTGCAGAAATCACAGTAAACAAAAACATGGTTCCGTTTGATGACAAATCGCCATTTGTAACTTCTGGTATTCGCGTAGGAACACCTGCAATTACAACTCGTGGTTTAGTTGAAGCAGATATGGAAACTATTGTTGAGTTAATTGACCGTGTGTTAATGAATCATACAAATGAAGATATTATTGAGCAA comes from Flavobacterium sp. I3-2 and encodes:
- the clpB gene encoding ATP-dependent chaperone ClpB, which gives rise to MNFNNFTIKSQEAIQQAQILVQSYGQQQIENEHIFKAILEVDENVTPFILKKVNVNVDLFKQLLTATIENFPKVAGGQISLSREAGNALTEAQAIAQKMNDEYVSVEHLILAIFKSKSKVAQILKDQGVTEKDLEAAIKEIRKGERVTSASAEETYNSLNKYAKNLNQMANDGKLDPVIGRDEEIRRVLQILSRRSKNNPMLVGEPGVGKTAIAEGLAHRIVQGDVPENLKDKMVFSLDMGALIAGAKYKGEFEERLKSVVKEVTSSEGNIILFIDEIHTLVGAGGGEGAMDAANILKPALARGELRAIGATTLDEYQKYFEKDKALERRFQKVLVDEPDTESAISILRGIKEKYETHHKVRIKDEAIIGAVELSQRYITNRFLPDKAIDLMDEAASKLRMEINSKPEELDVLDRKIMQLEIEIEAIKRENDENKLKILGIDLANLKEERNDVYTRWKSEKDVVDNIQNVKIDIENFKLEAERAERIGDYGKVAEIRYGKIQEAEQRLIDLQHELSENQKGNSLIKEEVTYDDIAEVVAKWTGVPVTKMLQSEREKLLNLEGELHKRVVGQEEAIVAISDAVRRSRAGLQDPKKPIGSFLFLGTTGVGKTELAKALADYLFDDENAMTRIDMSEYSERHSVSRLVGAPPGYVGYDEGGQLTEAVRRRPYSVILLDEIEKAHPDTFNILLQVLDEGRLTDNKGRLADFKNTIIIMTSNMGSHIIQEQFENDPTEEGVENAKTEVLNLLKQTVRPEFINRIDEIVLFTPLTQSNIKQIVSLQLKSVIKMLAQQHITMDATDEAITYLAEKGYDPHFGARPVKRVVQREVLNELSKQILAGKVATDSIILLDSFDGKLIFRNQE
- the ytxJ gene encoding bacillithiol system redox-active protein YtxJ; its protein translation is MNWINLTDINQLDLIIEESKIKPVIIFKHSTRCIISKMALRSFESDYNLGDAFECYYLDLIAHRDISNEIANRFGIEHQSPQILIIKNGIVIYNESHEGIDANVLKQYV
- the fahA gene encoding fumarylacetoacetase; protein product: MPITANNPALQSWIEVPQDSDFPIQNIPFGVFLTNEDVVTIGTRIGDYAIDLSALQQLGYFNGIDLHEEIFLQDTLNEFISLGKGMWRAVRNRISEIFDANNETLKNNEAHRKAIMFAINEVEMQLPVFIGDYTDFYSSREHATNVGMMFRDPNNALLPNWLHIPVGYHGRSSTIVPSGVPVKRPLGQTLPKGETQPVFGESRRVDFELETAFITTDANRMGERIAIETAEDHIFGMVLLNDWSARDIQTWEYVPLGPFLAKNFASSISCWVVTMDALEPFRCESPKQDNPKPFPYLQQEGNHAFDINLQVSITPENGTENVVSNSNLKYMYWTMSQQLAHHAVNGCQINAGDLLGSGTISGPTKDSFGSMLELTWAGQNPIEMNDGSKRVFINDFDTVIMRGYCQNENVRIGFGEVSSKLLPATPFEK
- the glyA gene encoding serine hydroxymethyltransferase, with product MQRDEQIFELILDEQDRQIHGLELIASENFVSDQVMEAAGSVLTNKYAEGYPNKRYYGGCEVVDIVEQIAIDRAKALFGAEYVNVQPHSGSQANTAVFAAVLKPGDKILGFDLSHGGHLTHGSPVNFSGKLYAPVFYGVDQETGVLNYDKIQEIATKEQPKLIIAGASAYSRDMDFARFREIADSVGAILMADISHPAGLIAKGLLNDPVPHCHIITTTTHKTLRGPRGGMIMMGKDFENPFGLKTPKGETRMMSSLLDSGVFPGNQGGPLMHIIAAKAVAFGEALTDEFFHYTLQVKKNAAAMAEAFVKRGYNIISGGTDNHMMLIDLRNKNISGKDAEKALVAAEITVNKNMVPFDDKSPFVTSGIRVGTPAITTRGLVEADMETIVELIDRVLMNHTNEDIIEQVAEEVNELMGERAMFVF